Proteins from one Mycolicibacter virginiensis genomic window:
- the nucS gene encoding endonuclease NucS: MRLVIAQCTVDYVGRLTAHLPSARRLLLLKADGSVSVHADDRAYKPLNWMSPPCRFTEETGGELPVWVVANKTGDQLRITIEEIEHDSSHELGVDPGLVKDGVEAQLQALLAEHVELLGEGYSLVRREYMTAIGPVDLLCRDEQGRAVAVEIKRRGEIDGVEQLTRYLELLNRDSLLAPVSGVFAAQQIKPQARTLATDRGIRCLTLDYDAMRGMASDEYRLF, encoded by the coding sequence ATGCGACTCGTGATCGCCCAGTGCACCGTCGACTATGTCGGCCGGCTCACCGCGCACCTGCCCTCTGCCCGACGACTGCTGCTGTTGAAGGCCGACGGCTCGGTCAGTGTGCACGCCGACGACCGTGCCTATAAGCCGCTGAACTGGATGAGCCCGCCGTGCCGCTTCACCGAGGAGACCGGTGGCGAGTTGCCGGTATGGGTGGTGGCGAACAAGACTGGTGACCAGCTGCGGATCACCATCGAGGAGATCGAGCATGACTCCAGCCACGAGCTGGGTGTCGACCCCGGACTGGTCAAAGACGGCGTCGAAGCACAGCTGCAGGCGCTGCTCGCCGAGCACGTCGAACTGCTTGGCGAGGGCTACTCGTTGGTGCGCCGCGAGTACATGACCGCGATCGGTCCGGTTGACCTGTTGTGTCGCGATGAACAAGGGCGAGCGGTCGCGGTGGAGATCAAGCGGCGCGGCGAGATCGACGGTGTGGAACAGCTCACGCGATACCTCGAACTGCTCAACCGTGACAGTCTGCTGGCACCGGTCAGCGGGGTCTTCGCCGCTCAGCAGATCAAGCCGCAGGCCCGTACGCTGGCCACCGACCGTGGCATCCGTTGCCTGACTTTGGATTATGACGCGATGCGCGGCATGGCCAGCGACGAATACCGGCTGTTCTGA
- a CDS encoding NADH:flavin oxidoreductase, producing MALDDLFQPLTVRSMTVPNRFAMAPMTRQASPGGIPGGDVAEYYQRRAAGGVGLIITEGIRLPDPAAGFPASVPTLAGDEVLAGWTRVVDSVHSEGATIAAQLWHQGVERRDDDGVQPVGPSGIDGHGEPRGRALRTDELADIAQLYATSAATARDLGFDAVEIHGAHGYLLDEFFWERTNRRTDGYGGSLAARTRFPAEVVAAVRAAVGPDYPIIFRYSQWKGTDYAASIAEDPTQLQELLTPLVDAGVDALHPSTRRHYVPGFPGHDSDLSLAGWTKKVTGLPVIAVGSVGLETQFRSEKRGEVIAPAPVDRLVQQFDAGEFDVVAIGRALLADPTWVNRLRRDELDGFGGYDAAAALSKLA from the coding sequence ATGGCACTCGATGATCTTTTCCAGCCGCTGACGGTCCGTTCGATGACCGTTCCCAACCGGTTCGCTATGGCGCCGATGACCCGCCAGGCTTCGCCGGGCGGCATTCCGGGCGGTGATGTGGCCGAGTACTACCAACGGCGCGCTGCGGGCGGGGTGGGGCTGATCATCACCGAGGGCATCCGGCTGCCCGACCCGGCGGCGGGATTCCCGGCCAGCGTGCCGACGCTGGCAGGCGACGAGGTGCTCGCCGGGTGGACGCGTGTCGTCGACAGCGTCCACTCCGAGGGAGCGACGATAGCCGCGCAGCTGTGGCACCAGGGCGTCGAGCGCCGCGACGACGACGGTGTGCAACCCGTCGGCCCGTCGGGCATCGACGGGCACGGTGAACCGCGGGGCCGCGCGCTGCGAACCGACGAACTCGCCGACATCGCACAGCTCTACGCCACCAGCGCCGCCACCGCACGAGACCTGGGCTTCGACGCGGTCGAGATCCATGGTGCCCACGGCTACCTGCTCGACGAATTCTTCTGGGAGCGCACGAATCGCCGTACCGACGGCTACGGCGGATCGCTGGCCGCGCGCACCCGATTCCCTGCAGAGGTGGTCGCGGCGGTGCGCGCCGCGGTCGGCCCGGACTATCCGATCATCTTCCGCTACTCGCAATGGAAGGGCACCGACTACGCGGCCTCCATCGCCGAGGACCCGACCCAGTTGCAGGAACTGCTCACGCCCCTGGTCGACGCCGGCGTGGATGCCCTGCATCCCTCGACGCGCAGGCACTACGTCCCCGGATTCCCCGGCCATGACAGCGATTTGAGCCTCGCCGGATGGACCAAGAAGGTCACCGGCCTGCCGGTCATCGCGGTTGGGTCGGTCGGATTGGAGACGCAGTTCCGCAGCGAGAAGCGCGGCGAGGTGATTGCGCCCGCGCCGGTCGACCGGCTGGTCCAACAGTTCGACGCCGGGGAGTTCGACGTGGTGGCCATCGGCCGCGCGCTGCTGGCCGACCCGACCTGGGTGAATCGCCTGCGACGCGATGAGCTGGACGGGTTCGGCGGCTACGACGCGGCG
- a CDS encoding adenylate/guanylate cyclase domain-containing protein: MKPSKTTAQRLGRALEMLTRQSGRLPETPEYGSWLLGQVSESQYLRRIRIQFILTIVMVGTNLLGVAVDVLLVAVAFPVPNVFTDAPKWLTFGLVPAYVVIAVVAGTYGITRRTIQKLRWAIKEQTPTRDDERNAFLTPWRVAQVVLALWGVATVLFTVLYGFYDKIFIPIIGFTMSVCGILVATACYLFTEFALRPVAAQALAAGPPPRRILSGIMGRTMMVWLLTSGVPILGIGLTALFAVVLKNLTLTQFGVAVLIASVTTLVFGFLLMLILSWLTATPVRVVRAALRRVEQGNLQGDLVVFDGTELGELQSGFNAMVHGLRERERVRDLFGRHVGREVAAAAEREQIQLGGEERHVAIIFVDIVGSTQIVTAKPATEVVTLLNRFFAVVVDEVDRHQGLINKFEGDATLAIFGAPNHLDQPEDEALAAARGILYRLADEVPEIRAGIGVAAGQVVAGNVGAKERFEYTVIGEPVNEAARLCELAKTHPVPLLTTAKTMYAASISEQAHWVVGDSIVLRGYEAPTVLASPL; this comes from the coding sequence ATGAAGCCGTCAAAGACGACCGCGCAACGCCTGGGCCGCGCGCTCGAGATGCTCACGCGCCAGAGTGGTCGGCTGCCCGAAACACCCGAATACGGCTCCTGGCTACTGGGCCAGGTGTCGGAAAGTCAGTACCTGCGCCGGATCCGTATTCAGTTCATCTTGACCATCGTCATGGTGGGGACGAACCTGCTCGGCGTCGCCGTGGACGTCTTGCTGGTGGCGGTGGCGTTTCCGGTGCCCAATGTGTTCACCGACGCTCCAAAGTGGCTGACCTTCGGGCTGGTGCCGGCCTACGTGGTGATCGCGGTGGTCGCCGGCACCTATGGAATTACCCGACGCACCATCCAGAAATTACGTTGGGCCATCAAGGAACAGACACCGACGCGCGACGACGAACGCAATGCCTTCCTGACCCCGTGGCGAGTGGCGCAGGTCGTGCTGGCCCTGTGGGGCGTCGCGACGGTGTTGTTCACCGTGCTGTACGGCTTCTACGACAAGATCTTCATCCCGATCATCGGCTTCACGATGAGCGTCTGCGGCATCCTGGTTGCCACTGCCTGCTATCTGTTCACCGAATTCGCCTTGCGGCCGGTGGCCGCACAGGCGCTGGCCGCCGGTCCGCCGCCGCGGCGAATCCTGTCGGGCATCATGGGCCGGACCATGATGGTCTGGCTGCTCACCTCCGGCGTCCCCATTCTGGGTATCGGCCTGACCGCGTTGTTCGCGGTGGTGCTGAAGAACCTGACGTTGACACAGTTCGGCGTCGCCGTGCTGATCGCCTCGGTGACGACGCTGGTTTTCGGGTTCCTTCTCATGCTGATCCTGTCCTGGCTCACCGCAACGCCGGTGCGCGTCGTGCGTGCGGCTCTAAGACGCGTCGAGCAGGGCAACCTACAAGGTGACCTGGTGGTGTTCGACGGAACCGAACTCGGGGAACTGCAGAGCGGTTTCAACGCGATGGTGCACGGGCTGCGCGAGCGTGAACGTGTACGCGACCTGTTCGGCCGACACGTCGGGCGTGAAGTGGCAGCCGCCGCGGAACGCGAGCAGATACAACTCGGCGGCGAAGAGCGCCATGTCGCAATCATTTTCGTCGATATCGTCGGCTCGACGCAGATCGTGACCGCCAAGCCCGCGACCGAGGTCGTCACCCTGCTGAACCGGTTCTTCGCCGTCGTCGTCGACGAGGTCGACCGCCATCAGGGGCTGATCAACAAGTTCGAGGGCGATGCCACCCTGGCGATCTTCGGCGCGCCGAACCATCTCGACCAGCCCGAGGACGAAGCGCTGGCCGCAGCCCGGGGCATCCTGTACCGGCTGGCCGACGAGGTGCCGGAGATCCGGGCGGGCATCGGTGTGGCGGCTGGGCAGGTGGTGGCCGGAAACGTCGGCGCCAAAGAGCGTTTCGAGTACACCGTGATCGGAGAACCGGTCAACGAGGCCGCCC